A single genomic interval of Methylobacterium bullatum harbors:
- the acnA gene encoding Aconitate hydratase A, which translates to MASLDSFHSRQTLTVGDKSYTYYSIPHAEQAGLADATALPFSMKVILENLLRFEDDRSVKKDDISATVAWLGNLGKVETEIAFRPSRVLMQDFTGVPAVVDLAAMRDAMVALGGDPQKINPLVPVDLVIDHSVIVDEFGTPKALADNVALEYERNGERYTFLKWGQSAFDNFSVVPPGTGICHQVNLEFLSQTVWTKTEDGTELAYPDSLVGTDSHTTMVNGLAVLGWGVGGIEAEAAMLGQPLSMLIPEVVGFKLSGKLPEGTTATDLVLTVTQMLRKKGVVGKFVEFYGPGLDDMAVADRATISNMAPEYGATCGFFPIDQKTIDFLKVTGRADDRIALVEAYAKAQGMWRDAQTPDPVFTDSLSLDMGDVRPSLAGPKRPQDRVLLDGAKPGFAQSMETEFKKAADIAKRYPVDGANYDIGHGDVVIAAITSCTNTSNPSVMIGAGLLARNAVAKGLRSKPWVKTSLAPGSQVVAEYLESAGLQAPLDALGFNLVGFGCTTCIGNSGPLPAPISKAINDNDVVAAAVLSGNRNFEGRVNPDVRANYLASPPLVVAYALAGSMQIDITTEPLGIGSDGQPVYLADIWPSTAEVAEFIEANITSTLFKSRYADVFSGDHYWKAVEVTEAETFKWDSTSTYVQNPPYFEGMTKTPAPITDIVDARILGLFQDSITTDHISPAGNIRAASPAGAYLQEHQVRVQDFNQYGTRRGNHQVMMRGTFANIRIKNQMVRDENGNVVEGGWTLFQPSGERMYIYDAAQKYAESGTPLVVFAGKEYGTGSSRDWAAKGTKLLGVRAVVAESFERIHRSNLVGMGIVPLVFQGDTSWASLGLKGDETVSLLGLSGDIKPRQTMIAEITFADGTKTEVPLTCRIDTLDELEYFRNGGILPYVLRSLAA; encoded by the coding sequence GTGGCATCACTCGACAGCTTTCACTCCCGCCAGACCCTCACCGTCGGCGATAAATCCTATACCTACTACTCCATCCCCCATGCCGAGCAGGCCGGCCTCGCCGATGCGACGGCTTTGCCCTTCTCGATGAAGGTCATCCTCGAGAACCTGCTGCGGTTCGAGGACGACCGCTCGGTGAAGAAGGACGACATCTCCGCCACCGTCGCGTGGCTCGGCAACCTCGGCAAGGTCGAGACCGAGATCGCCTTCCGTCCCTCGCGCGTGCTGATGCAGGACTTCACCGGCGTGCCCGCCGTGGTGGATCTCGCCGCGATGCGCGACGCCATGGTCGCTCTCGGCGGCGATCCCCAGAAGATCAACCCGCTGGTCCCCGTCGATCTCGTCATCGACCATTCGGTCATCGTCGACGAGTTCGGCACCCCGAAGGCCCTGGCCGACAACGTGGCGCTGGAATACGAGCGCAACGGCGAACGCTACACCTTCTTGAAATGGGGCCAGTCGGCCTTCGACAACTTCTCCGTCGTCCCCCCCGGCACCGGCATCTGCCACCAGGTGAACCTCGAGTTCCTGTCGCAGACGGTGTGGACCAAGACCGAAGACGGCACCGAGCTCGCCTATCCCGACAGCCTCGTCGGCACCGATTCGCACACCACCATGGTCAACGGCCTCGCCGTGCTCGGCTGGGGCGTGGGTGGCATCGAGGCCGAGGCCGCCATGCTCGGCCAGCCACTCTCCATGCTGATCCCGGAAGTCGTCGGCTTCAAACTGTCGGGCAAGCTGCCCGAGGGCACCACCGCCACCGATCTTGTGCTCACCGTGACGCAGATGCTGCGCAAGAAGGGCGTGGTCGGCAAGTTCGTGGAATTCTACGGCCCCGGCCTCGACGACATGGCGGTGGCCGACCGCGCCACCATCTCCAACATGGCCCCCGAATACGGCGCCACCTGCGGCTTCTTCCCCATCGACCAGAAGACCATCGACTTCCTCAAGGTGACCGGCCGCGCCGACGACCGGATCGCCCTCGTGGAGGCCTATGCCAAGGCCCAGGGCATGTGGCGCGACGCGCAGACCCCGGACCCCGTCTTCACCGATTCCCTCTCCCTCGACATGGGTGACGTGCGTCCGTCGCTGGCCGGCCCCAAGCGGCCGCAGGACCGGGTGCTGCTGGACGGCGCCAAGCCGGGCTTCGCCCAGTCCATGGAGACGGAGTTCAAGAAGGCCGCCGATATCGCCAAGCGCTACCCCGTCGACGGCGCGAATTACGATATCGGCCATGGTGACGTGGTGATCGCCGCGATCACGAGCTGCACCAACACCTCGAACCCGAGCGTGATGATCGGCGCGGGGCTCCTCGCCCGAAACGCCGTCGCCAAGGGCCTGCGTTCCAAGCCCTGGGTGAAGACCTCCCTGGCGCCGGGCTCGCAGGTGGTCGCCGAGTATCTGGAGAGCGCGGGCCTGCAGGCGCCCCTCGACGCCCTCGGCTTCAACCTCGTCGGCTTCGGCTGCACCACCTGCATCGGCAATTCGGGCCCGCTGCCGGCGCCGATCTCGAAGGCGATCAATGACAACGACGTGGTCGCGGCGGCCGTGCTCTCCGGCAACCGCAACTTCGAAGGCCGCGTGAACCCCGACGTGCGCGCCAACTACCTGGCCTCGCCGCCGCTGGTCGTCGCCTACGCGCTCGCCGGCTCGATGCAGATTGACATCACCACCGAGCCGCTGGGCATCGGCTCCGATGGCCAGCCGGTCTATCTCGCCGACATCTGGCCCTCCACGGCGGAGGTCGCCGAGTTCATCGAGGCCAACATCACCTCGACCCTGTTCAAGTCGCGCTACGCCGACGTGTTCAGCGGCGACCATTACTGGAAGGCCGTCGAGGTCACCGAGGCCGAGACCTTCAAGTGGGATTCGACCTCCACCTACGTGCAGAACCCACCCTATTTCGAGGGCATGACCAAGACGCCGGCGCCGATCACCGACATCGTCGATGCCCGCATCCTCGGCCTGTTCCAGGATTCCATCACCACCGACCACATCTCTCCGGCGGGTAACATCCGCGCGGCCTCGCCGGCCGGCGCCTACCTGCAGGAGCATCAGGTCCGGGTGCAGGACTTCAACCAGTACGGCACCCGCCGCGGCAACCATCAGGTCATGATGCGCGGCACCTTCGCCAACATCCGCATCAAGAACCAGATGGTCCGGGACGAGAACGGCAATGTGGTCGAGGGCGGCTGGACCCTGTTCCAGCCCTCGGGCGAGCGCATGTACATCTACGACGCCGCCCAGAAATACGCCGAATCCGGCACGCCGCTCGTCGTCTTCGCCGGCAAGGAATATGGCACCGGCTCGTCGCGCGATTGGGCGGCCAAGGGCACGAAGCTCCTCGGCGTCCGTGCCGTGGTGGCGGAGAGCTTCGAGCGCATCCACCGCTCGAACCTCGTGGGCATGGGCATCGTGCCGCTGGTGTTCCAGGGCGACACGTCCTGGGCCTCGCTCGGCCTCAAGGGTGACGAGACCGTCAGCCTTCTCGGCCTCTCGGGCGACATCAAGCCGCGCCAGACCATGATCGCCGAGATCACCTTCGCCGACGGCACCAAGACAGAGGTGCCGCTCACCTGCCGGATCGATACGCTCGACGAGCTGGAATATTTCCGCAACGGCGGGATTCTTCCCTACGTCCTGCGCTCACTGGCCGCGTAA
- the ccmA gene encoding Cytochrome c biogenesis ATP-binding export protein CcmA, producing MRLTATNLAARRSGRRIFSGLSFALGPGEALMVTGRNGAGKSTLLSLLAGRLKPDAGTIAVTEVGEATLAECLHVVGHRDGLKSPLTAEENLTFARDLLGAPTASPAEALNELGLGHALRLPVAYLSAGQRRRVALARLLVCRRPLWLLDEPTAALDTASQAVLAGLMARHRAEGGLIVAATHQSLGLDDARELRIDEALKPAPAPASGNAADSEVWW from the coding sequence GTGCGGCTGACCGCTACGAACCTCGCCGCCCGCCGCTCCGGCCGCCGCATCTTCTCGGGTCTGTCCTTCGCGCTCGGCCCCGGCGAGGCCTTGATGGTGACGGGGCGCAACGGCGCGGGAAAATCCACCCTGCTCAGCCTTCTCGCCGGCCGGTTGAAGCCGGATGCCGGCACCATCGCGGTCACTGAGGTCGGTGAGGCGACGCTGGCCGAATGTCTCCACGTGGTCGGCCATCGCGACGGGCTGAAAAGCCCGCTGACGGCGGAGGAGAACCTCACCTTCGCCCGCGACCTTCTCGGCGCGCCCACCGCGAGCCCGGCCGAAGCGCTGAACGAACTCGGCCTCGGCCATGCCCTGCGGTTGCCGGTGGCCTACCTCTCCGCCGGCCAGCGCCGCCGCGTCGCCCTCGCCCGGCTTCTCGTCTGCCGGCGTCCGCTCTGGCTGCTCGACGAGCCGACCGCAGCCCTCGACACCGCCTCTCAGGCCGTGCTCGCCGGATTGATGGCGCGGCACCGGGCCGAGGGCGGCCTCATCGTGGCGGCCACCCACCAGTCCCTCGGCCTGGACGATGCCCGAGAACTGCGCATCGACGAGGCGTTGAAACCCGCACCCGCCCCAGCCAGCGGGAATGCTGCCGATTCGGAGGTGTGGTGGTGA
- the ccmB gene encoding Heme exporter protein B, giving the protein MIGVMRALIARDLQLAARVGGSGALSLVFFLMIVALVPFALGPDLNLLSRIGPAILWLAAVLATLIGLDRLFQADEEDGSLDLMTGAPAPMEMVVLAKVIAHWLTTGLPLALASPLFGLLVALDGTAMGATALTLLVGTPALTFIGAVGAALTASIRRGGLILAVLVLPLMIPTLIFGVSATEAASGGTVPFTTPLLILSALSLIAAVIGTFAAAAALRWSE; this is encoded by the coding sequence GTGATCGGCGTGATGCGCGCCCTCATCGCCCGCGACCTGCAGCTCGCCGCCCGTGTCGGCGGCTCGGGCGCCCTGTCGCTGGTGTTCTTCCTGATGATCGTCGCCCTCGTGCCGTTCGCGCTGGGGCCCGACCTCAATCTTCTCTCGCGGATCGGTCCGGCCATCCTCTGGCTCGCCGCCGTGCTCGCCACCCTGATCGGCCTCGACCGCCTGTTTCAGGCCGACGAGGAGGACGGCTCCCTCGACCTGATGACCGGTGCTCCCGCGCCGATGGAGATGGTGGTGCTCGCCAAGGTGATCGCCCATTGGCTCACCACCGGCCTGCCGCTGGCACTGGCCTCGCCGCTCTTCGGGCTGCTCGTCGCCCTCGACGGCACCGCCATGGGCGCCACCGCCCTCACCCTGCTGGTGGGCACGCCGGCCCTGACCTTCATCGGCGCGGTCGGTGCGGCGCTCACCGCATCGATCCGCCGGGGCGGCCTGATCCTCGCCGTCCTGGTGTTGCCGCTGATGATCCCGACGCTGATCTTCGGCGTCTCGGCGACCGAGGCGGCCTCCGGCGGCACGGTGCCCTTCACGACGCCCCTGCTGATCCTGTCGGCCCTCAGCCTGATCGCGGCGGTGATCGGCACCTTCGCGGCGGCCGCGGCCCTGCGCTGGTCGGAATGA